A section of the Oryzias latipes chromosome 8, ASM223467v1 genome encodes:
- the map3k3 gene encoding mitogen-activated protein kinase kinase kinase 3 gives MNERQALHSIMKDLVALQMTRRQPVLSYDSGKPKTPTQVNRQDDVRIKFEFSGERRILMFERPVQFEEIQQKVKSVFGQLLDLYYVNNEMSIPLRGQDDLDKAVDLLDRSSNMKSIRILLLTQEHRHATSPSHHAPCKQVRIKSSQSTGDVSTLYQSSEPRGRHLSTGSQNTGRSSPPPGYVPERQQRIARQGSYTSINSEGEFIPETSDQCMLEPWSSTENSISGSCQSLESNSDSPSVRKSRMHRAKSYPDNRQECADRENYMYDRVAGKGGTYPRRYHVSLHCKDHNEGRRTFPRIRRPQGNLFTLVPSRRSLNSTEDGLGSWQMVDAQGRLRPQERSVSHKSPSAPVTWRRGKLLGQGAFGLVYLCYDVDTGRELAAKQVQFDPDSPETSKEVSALECEIQLLKNLHHERIVQYYGCLRDHSEKTLTIFMEYMPGGSVKDQLKAYGALTENVTRKYTRQILEGMSYLHSNMIVHRDIKGANILRDSAGNVKLGDFGASKRLQTICMSGTGIRSVTGTPYWMSPEVISGEGYGRKADVWSLGCTVVEMLTEKPPWAEYEAMAAIFKIATQPTNPLLPSHTSDQARDFIHCIFVEAKHRPSAEELLRHPFSQILC, from the exons ATGAGAGACAGGCTCTCCATTCCATCATGAAGGATCTGGTGGCGCTACAGATGACGCGACGCCAGCCTGTGCTGTCCTATGACAGCGGCAAACCAAAGACGCCGACGCAGGTCAACCGACAG GATGATGTGAGGATAAAGTTTGAGTTCTCAGGGGAGAGGAG GATCCTGATGTTTGAAAGGCCTGTGCAGTTTGAGGAAATTCAGCAAAAAGTCAAGAGCGTGTTTGGTCAGCTGCTGGACCTGTATTATGTGAACAATGAG ATGTCCATTCCTTTAAGAGGTCAGGACGACTTGGACAAGGCCGTCGACTTGCTGGACCGAAGTTCCAACATGAAAAGCATCAGGATCCTGCTGCTCACTCAGGAGCACAGACAT GCCACCTCTCCCTCCCATCATGCACCTTGCAAGCAGGTGAGGATCAAGTCCTCCCAGTCCACTGGAGATGTCAGCACGTTGTACCAATCCTCTGAACCTAGGGGGCGCCACTTATCAACCG GGTCTCAGAACACTGGGCGAAGTTCTCCACCTCCTGGATATGTGCCTGAACGCCAGCAGAGGATCGCCCGCCAAGGTTCATACACCAGCATAAACAGCGAGGGGGAGTTCATACCCGAGACCAGTGACCAGTGT ATGCTTGAACCCTGGAGCAGCACAGAGAACTCAATCTCTGGAAGCTGTCAGTCTCTGGAGAGCAACTCAGACAG CCCTTCAGTGAGGAAGTCACGGATGCACAGAGCTAAAAGCTACCCCGATAATCGTCAAGAGTGCGCAG ACAGGGAGAACTACATGTATGACAGGGTAGCAGGGAAGGGAGGCACCTACCCGCGTCGGTACCACGTTTCCCTGCATTGCAAAGACCACAATGAAG GTCGTAGAACATTTCCACGGATCCGTCGCCCACAGGGAAACCTGTTCACTTTGGTGCCTTCGAGACGGTCGCTCAACAGCACCGAAGACGGTCTGGGTAGCTGGCAGATGGTTGACGCACAGGGCCGGCTGCGACCCCAGGAGCGCTCCGTTTCCCACAAAT CGCCCAGCGCTCCAGTGACGTGGCGTCGGGGAAAGCTTCTTGGACAGGGCGCGTTTGGACTGGTTTACCTGTGTTATGATGTGGATACTGGGAGAGAGCTGGCAGCGAAGCAAGTCCAGTTTGACCCTGACAGCCCAGAGACGAGCAAG gagGTCAGTGCTTTGGAATGTGAAATCCAGCTTCTGAAAAACCTGCACCACGAACGCATCGTTCAGTACTACGGCTGTCTGAGGGACCACAGTGAGAAGACCCTCACCATCTTCATGGAGTACATGCCCGGG GGTTCAGTTAAAGACCAGCTGAAAGCCTACGGCGCCCTGACTGAGAACGTGACGCGGAAGTACACCAGGCAGATCCTGGAGGGCATGTCGTATCTGCACAGCAACATGATTGTACACAGAGACATCAAGG GTGCCAACATCCTCCGGGATTCAGCGGGAAACGTGAAGCTCGGAGACTTTGGTGCCAGCAAGAGGCTTCAGACCATCTGCATGTCTGGCACCGGCATCCGCTCTGTGACCGGCACCCCCTACTGGATGAGTCCGGAAGTGATCAGTGGAGAGGGCTACGGCAGGAAAGCGGACGTCTG gagTCTCGGCTGCACCGTGGTGGAGATGCTCACAGAAAAGCCCCCCTGGGCTGAGTATGAAGCCATGGCTGCCATATTCAAGATCGCCACCCAGCCCACCAACCCGCTGCTTCCCTCACACACCTCTGACCAAGCACGCGACTTCATCCACTGCATCTTTGTGGAGGCCAAGCACAGGCCGAGTGCCGAGGAGCTGCTCAGACACCCCTTCTCCCAGATTCTGTGCTGA